From a single Nitrogeniibacter mangrovi genomic region:
- a CDS encoding Crp/Fnr family transcriptional regulator, which yields MSHAPEAGADGAVRGAGRVRRTLAGMPLLAGLPASTVELLARDAHFKRFKRGGTIFRRGSAPTGLFFVVEGAVKLLARDPDGREKVIELFTERRFFGELGVFRLSRYRAWTQAVRECVLLHIPSDALIAAVRADPELSLRMLSDISGRIQALIESISQSTPTLAHKRIAAYLMELRESAGEGDDWIRLPAPKYAVASMLNLSGESLSRALRKLREAGVIEEGRGRMIRLVDLPAIERLLDL from the coding sequence ATGTCTCATGCGCCGGAGGCGGGTGCCGATGGGGCGGTGCGCGGTGCCGGGCGGGTGCGGCGGACGTTGGCGGGGATGCCGTTGCTGGCGGGGTTGCCGGCGTCGACCGTGGAGCTGCTGGCCAGGGATGCCCACTTCAAGCGCTTCAAGCGGGGCGGCACGATCTTTCGGCGCGGGTCGGCGCCGACGGGGCTGTTCTTCGTGGTCGAGGGGGCGGTGAAGCTGCTGGCGCGCGATCCGGACGGGCGCGAGAAGGTGATCGAGCTGTTCACCGAGCGGCGCTTCTTCGGCGAGCTGGGCGTGTTCCGGCTGTCGCGTTACCGGGCGTGGACCCAGGCGGTGCGCGAGTGCGTGCTGCTGCACATCCCTTCCGATGCGCTGATCGCGGCGGTGCGGGCCGATCCGGAGCTGTCGCTGCGCATGCTGTCGGACATCTCGGGGCGCATCCAGGCGCTGATCGAGTCGATCAGCCAGTCGACGCCGACGCTGGCGCACAAGCGCATCGCGGCCTATCTGATGGAACTGCGCGAGAGCGCGGGCGAGGGGGACGACTGGATCCGCCTGCCGGCGCCCAAGTACGCGGTGGCCTCGATGCTCAACCTGAGCGGCGAGTCGCTGTCGCGGGCCTTGCGCAAGCTGCGCGAGGCGGGCGTGATCGAAGAGGGGCGGGGGCGCATGATCCGCCTGGTGGACCTGCCGGCCATCGAACGCCTGCTCGATCTCTGA